A stretch of the Nematostella vectensis chromosome 1, jaNemVect1.1, whole genome shotgun sequence genome encodes the following:
- the LOC5511160 gene encoding protein AATF isoform X2, translated as MASLVEQIKLLANPEPKSFDPEEDDYSSTKAQLVTGHTDSDDNGDSTALSALRRGNAPLLEDEDPKYVGRRTSRAELARLRGDFQDVELSDGNDSIEGVLSEDDSIKESNGTRHNQKPQELTDDENDVDGNDDVSIDDPNVDDDRNASHDDGSNDDEVDDDDDSEEDMSDDDRSVKDIQKFSSSNMEDEIEKGNAVKSQLSLWDSFLEYRIKVQKALVLANKLPQHMDIQQFTACGDKHLSEAQQQSRKSISNILQKLLLLQEKLLEQNQETSNILLLPGNSQQSVGEDGDEEIPSDSEDEENGADTEKIPNSSTEKEGLKLSSKRKAELTAQEFGECISKRHKAFQGFQDSTISKWSEKTRLASGKVNNKGFSSFDRSALTQIRQILNDKDRLIKRTQLKRSSYRALGKATETLCETENQLESTADAHLKDYDPQVFDDDDFYHQLLRELIERKTSSSTDDPIEMGRQWLELQKLRRKIKKKVDTKASKGRKIRYNVHSKLVSYMAPIERGTMSDSSRNELFSSLFGQKPSHPENEVESIK; from the exons ATGGCTTCCCTTGTCGAGCAAATCAAACTTCTCGCTAACCCAGaaccaaaaagttttgatcCTGAAGAAGATGATTACAGCTCAACCAAAGCGCAGTTGGTTACAGGTCATACTGATAGTGACGATAATGGCGATAGTACCGCCCTAAGTGCTCTTAGACGAGGAAACGCACCTTTGTTAGAGGATGAAGACCCAAAGTATGTTGGTAGAAGGACATCACGAGCCGAATTAGCTCGACTGAGGGGTGATTTCCAAGACGTTGAGCTATCAGATGGTAATGATAGTATAGAAG GTGTCTTATCTGAGGATGATTCTATAAAAGAAAGCAATGGAACAAGGCATAACCAAAAACCTCAAGAACTGAccgatgatgaaaatgatgttgACGGAAATGATGATGTCAGCATTGATGATCccaatgttgatgatgacagaAATGCCAGCCATGATGATGGTTCCAATGACGATgaagttgatgatgatgatgacagtgagGAGGACATGTCTGATGATGATCGTTCTGTAAAAGACATTCAGAAGTTCTCATCTTCCAATATGGAGGATGAAATTGAAAAAGGGAATGCTGTAAAGTCTCAATTGA gTTTATGGGATAGCTTTTTGGAGTACAGAATCAAAGTACAAAAAGCACTAGTTTTGGCCAATAAACTTCCTCAGCATATGGACATTCAACAATTCACAGCATGTGGAGACAAGCATTTGTCAGAAGCACAGCAGCAAA gCAGGAAATCCATATCAAACATACTTCAAAAGCTTTTGCTTTTACAAGAGAAGCTTCTTGAGCAAAACCAAGAGACCAGTAATATACTACTTCTTCCTGGTAATTCCCAGCAAAGTGTTGGTGAAGACGGTGATGAGGAGATCCCCAGTGATTCTGAAGATGAGGAGAATGGTGCTGACACAGAAAAGATCCCTAACAGCTCAACAGAAAAGGAAGGCTTAAAACTTAGTTCAAAGAGAAAAGCTGAATTA accGCTCAGGAGTTTGGAGAATGCATTTCTAAACGCCACAAAGCTTTCCAAGGCTTCCAAGACTCAACAATATCGAAATGGAGTGAGAAAACAAGATTAGCTTCTGGAAAAGTCAATAATAAG ggaTTTAGCTCTTTCGATAGGTCGGCACTGACACAAATAAGACAG aTTTTAAATGATAAAGACAGATTGATTAAAAGGACTCAGCTGAAGAGAAGTTCATACAGAGCTCTTGGTAAAGCTACAGAAACACTTTGTGAAACTGAAAATCAG CTGGAAAGCACTGCAGATGCTCACCTGAAAGACTACGACCCTCAAGtctttgatgatgatgacttctACCACCAG CTTCTTCGTGAGTTAATTGAAAGAAAGACGTCCTCAAGCACAGATGATCCCATTGAGATGGGAAG ACAATGGCTAGAACTTCAGAAGCTAAGACGCAAGATCAAGAAGAAAGTTGATACAAAAGCAAGCAAGGGCAGAAAGATACG TTACAATGTCCACAGCAAGTTAGTCAGCTACATGGCACCTATTGAGAGAGGCACTATGTCTGACTCTTCAAG AAATGAATTGTTTTCTTCGTTGTTTGGCCAGAAGCCATCGCACCCCGAAAATGAAGTCGAAAGTATCAAATGA
- the LOC5511160 gene encoding protein AATF isoform X1, whose amino-acid sequence MASLVEQIKLLANPEPKSFDPEEDDYSSTKAQLVTGHTDSDDNGDSTALSALRRGNAPLLEDEDPKYVGRRTSRAELARLRGDFQDVELSDGNDSIEGVLSEDDSIKESNGTRHNQKPQELTDDENDVDGNDDVSIDDPNVDDDRNASHDDGSNDDEVDDDDDSEEDMSDDDRSVKDIQKFSSSNMEDEIEKGNAVKSQLSLWDSFLEYRIKVQKALVLANKLPQHMDIQQFTACGDKHLSEAQQQSRKSISNILQKLLLLQEKLLEQNQETSNILLLPGNSQQSVGEDGDEEIPSDSEDEENGADTEKIPNSSTEKEGLKLSSKRKAELTAQEFGECISKRHKAFQGFQDSTISKWSEKTRLASGKVNNKGFSSFDRSALTQIRQILNDKDRLIKRTQLKRSSYRALGKATETLCETENQQLESTADAHLKDYDPQVFDDDDFYHQLLRELIERKTSSSTDDPIEMGRQWLELQKLRRKIKKKVDTKASKGRKIRYNVHSKLVSYMAPIERGTMSDSSRNELFSSLFGQKPSHPENEVESIK is encoded by the exons ATGGCTTCCCTTGTCGAGCAAATCAAACTTCTCGCTAACCCAGaaccaaaaagttttgatcCTGAAGAAGATGATTACAGCTCAACCAAAGCGCAGTTGGTTACAGGTCATACTGATAGTGACGATAATGGCGATAGTACCGCCCTAAGTGCTCTTAGACGAGGAAACGCACCTTTGTTAGAGGATGAAGACCCAAAGTATGTTGGTAGAAGGACATCACGAGCCGAATTAGCTCGACTGAGGGGTGATTTCCAAGACGTTGAGCTATCAGATGGTAATGATAGTATAGAAG GTGTCTTATCTGAGGATGATTCTATAAAAGAAAGCAATGGAACAAGGCATAACCAAAAACCTCAAGAACTGAccgatgatgaaaatgatgttgACGGAAATGATGATGTCAGCATTGATGATCccaatgttgatgatgacagaAATGCCAGCCATGATGATGGTTCCAATGACGATgaagttgatgatgatgatgacagtgagGAGGACATGTCTGATGATGATCGTTCTGTAAAAGACATTCAGAAGTTCTCATCTTCCAATATGGAGGATGAAATTGAAAAAGGGAATGCTGTAAAGTCTCAATTGA gTTTATGGGATAGCTTTTTGGAGTACAGAATCAAAGTACAAAAAGCACTAGTTTTGGCCAATAAACTTCCTCAGCATATGGACATTCAACAATTCACAGCATGTGGAGACAAGCATTTGTCAGAAGCACAGCAGCAAA gCAGGAAATCCATATCAAACATACTTCAAAAGCTTTTGCTTTTACAAGAGAAGCTTCTTGAGCAAAACCAAGAGACCAGTAATATACTACTTCTTCCTGGTAATTCCCAGCAAAGTGTTGGTGAAGACGGTGATGAGGAGATCCCCAGTGATTCTGAAGATGAGGAGAATGGTGCTGACACAGAAAAGATCCCTAACAGCTCAACAGAAAAGGAAGGCTTAAAACTTAGTTCAAAGAGAAAAGCTGAATTA accGCTCAGGAGTTTGGAGAATGCATTTCTAAACGCCACAAAGCTTTCCAAGGCTTCCAAGACTCAACAATATCGAAATGGAGTGAGAAAACAAGATTAGCTTCTGGAAAAGTCAATAATAAG ggaTTTAGCTCTTTCGATAGGTCGGCACTGACACAAATAAGACAG aTTTTAAATGATAAAGACAGATTGATTAAAAGGACTCAGCTGAAGAGAAGTTCATACAGAGCTCTTGGTAAAGCTACAGAAACACTTTGTGAAACTGAAAATCAG CAGCTGGAAAGCACTGCAGATGCTCACCTGAAAGACTACGACCCTCAAGtctttgatgatgatgacttctACCACCAG CTTCTTCGTGAGTTAATTGAAAGAAAGACGTCCTCAAGCACAGATGATCCCATTGAGATGGGAAG ACAATGGCTAGAACTTCAGAAGCTAAGACGCAAGATCAAGAAGAAAGTTGATACAAAAGCAAGCAAGGGCAGAAAGATACG TTACAATGTCCACAGCAAGTTAGTCAGCTACATGGCACCTATTGAGAGAGGCACTATGTCTGACTCTTCAAG AAATGAATTGTTTTCTTCGTTGTTTGGCCAGAAGCCATCGCACCCCGAAAATGAAGTCGAAAGTATCAAATGA